Below is a window of Hydrogenimonas sp. DNA.
CTGGACATAAACTTTCCCGTTCTTCACACCGAGAAGTTTTATATCACCGCCGTCTAGAGCAAGTGACGGGCGAACTTTTTCGATCACGTTTTCCACTGCCGGGTAAAGATCTTCATCACTGAATGGTATCATATCTATCGTCCTAAAATCGTAATCGTATAGTGTAACTATAATATCAAAAAAGTTTTGATTTTACAACCGGGAGAGGATCTAGTTTCGAGAGTTTGGGAGAAATATATCATCGGGGCACAAGCCCCGAAAGAAGAACTATACCAGTTCTATAATTGCCATCTCTGCGGCATCACCGCGTCTTTGGCGAGTCTTGATTATTCTTGTATATCCGCCGTTTCGTTCGGCATACCTGGGAGCTATCTCCTCTACAAGTTTCTTGGTGGCCGCCTTGTCCTGCAGCTTTGCAAAGACTGCACGGTGAGCGTTGAAATCACCGGCTTTCGCACGCGTCACAAGCTTCTCGAAAACACTTCTCAGGGTTTTCGCCTTTGCCAGAGTGGTCTCGATACGACCGTTCTGGACCAGGGCGATTGAGAGGTTTTTAAGAAGAGCTGCGCGATGAGCGGATGTACGGCTCAGTTTTCTGTATCCATGTCGATGTCTCATCGTCTATCCTTCATTCTTGTTTTTTTCTTGCTCTATCTTTTTCTTAAGCTGTCGTTCGGCCTCTTCATCGAGTTTTGAGCCCGTCGGGAAACCGATCTCTTCGAGCTTCTCCTTTATCTCCTCGAGCGATTTTTT
It encodes the following:
- a CDS encoding LSU ribosomal protein L17p, with protein sequence MRHRHGYRKLSRTSAHRAALLKNLSIALVQNGRIETTLAKAKTLRSVFEKLVTRAKAGDFNAHRAVFAKLQDKAATKKLVEEIAPRYAERNGGYTRIIKTRQRRGDAAEMAIIELV